From the genome of Triticum aestivum cultivar Chinese Spring chromosome 3B, IWGSC CS RefSeq v2.1, whole genome shotgun sequence, one region includes:
- the LOC123068525 gene encoding mitochondrial substrate carrier family protein B isoform X1 → MQTEARVGGVGLDGRGAVSASPRQEQQQRHIGTAAHLAAGGFAGVVSKTCTAPLARLTILFQVAGMHSDAAALRKCSILHEASRIVREEGFGAFWKGNLVTIVHRLPYSAMSFYSYERYKKLLGMVPGLDDPNYVSVVRLLGGGLAGVTAASVTYPLDVVRTRLATQKTTRYYKGIFHTLSTICREESGRGLYKGLGATLLGVGPGIAISFYVYESLRSHWQMERPNDSNAVVSLFSGSLSGIAASTATFPLDLVKRRMQLHGAAGTSQIEKSSITGTIRQILQKEGPRGFYRGIVPEYLKVVPSVGIAFMTYEVLKSMLSSIDGDDEN, encoded by the exons ATGCAGACCGAGGCGCGGGTGGGCGGCGTGGGCCTCGACGGCCGCGGCGCCGTCTCGGCCTCCCCCCgccaggagcagcagcagcgccacATCGGCACCGCCGCGCACCTCGCCGCCGGGGGCTTCGCCGGCGTCGTCAGCAAGACCTGCACCGCGCCCCTCGCCCGCCTCACCATCCTCTTCCAG GTGGCAGGTATGCATTCAGATGCTGCAGCTCTAAGGAAGTGTAGTATATTGCACGAGGCTTCACGTATTGTTCGAGAAGAAGGGTTTGGGGCATTTTGGAAAGGCAATCTTGTCACCATTGTACATCGATTACCTTATTCCGCTATGAGCTTCTATTCATATGAGCGATACAAAAAG CTTCTCGGAATGGTGCCTGGCCTGGATGACCCAAATTATGTGAGTGTCGTACGTTTACTTGGTGGTGGTTTAGCGGGAGTCACAGCTGCATCTGTAACTTACCCGTTGGATGTTGTTCGAACTCGTTTGGCAACACAG AAAACCACCAGGTATTACAAGGGCATCTTCCATACGTTGTCCACAATTTGTAGAGAAGAGAGTGGCAGAGGATTGTATAAAGGCCTTGGGGCCACATTATTG GGAGTTGGACCGGGTATAGCAATCAGCTTTTATGTTTATGAATCCTTGAGGTCTCATTGGCAAATGGAAAG GCCGAATGATTCCAATGCCGTTGTGAGCTTGTTTTCTGGGAGTCTATCTGGTATTGCAGCGTCGACAG CTACATTTCCTCTTGATCTTGTAAAGCGACGGATGCAACTACACGGGGCGGCTGGGACATCGCAAATCGAAAAATCAAGCATAACTGGAACCATCCGCCAAATCCTTCAAAAGGAAGGTCCTCGTGGCTTCTACCGAGGCATAGTCCCGGAGTACCTGAAGGTTGTTCCTAGCGTTGGAATCGCCTTCATGACCTATGAGGTATTGAAGAGCATGCTCTCCAGCATTGATGGGGATGATGAGAACTAA
- the LOC123068525 gene encoding mitochondrial substrate carrier family protein B isoform X2 yields the protein MHSDAAALRKCSILHEASRIVREEGFGAFWKGNLVTIVHRLPYSAMSFYSYERYKKLLGMVPGLDDPNYVSVVRLLGGGLAGVTAASVTYPLDVVRTRLATQKTTRYYKGIFHTLSTICREESGRGLYKGLGATLLGVGPGIAISFYVYESLRSHWQMERPNDSNAVVSLFSGSLSGIAASTATFPLDLVKRRMQLHGAAGTSQIEKSSITGTIRQILQKEGPRGFYRGIVPEYLKVVPSVGIAFMTYEVLKSMLSSIDGDDEN from the exons ATGCATTCAGATGCTGCAGCTCTAAGGAAGTGTAGTATATTGCACGAGGCTTCACGTATTGTTCGAGAAGAAGGGTTTGGGGCATTTTGGAAAGGCAATCTTGTCACCATTGTACATCGATTACCTTATTCCGCTATGAGCTTCTATTCATATGAGCGATACAAAAAG CTTCTCGGAATGGTGCCTGGCCTGGATGACCCAAATTATGTGAGTGTCGTACGTTTACTTGGTGGTGGTTTAGCGGGAGTCACAGCTGCATCTGTAACTTACCCGTTGGATGTTGTTCGAACTCGTTTGGCAACACAG AAAACCACCAGGTATTACAAGGGCATCTTCCATACGTTGTCCACAATTTGTAGAGAAGAGAGTGGCAGAGGATTGTATAAAGGCCTTGGGGCCACATTATTG GGAGTTGGACCGGGTATAGCAATCAGCTTTTATGTTTATGAATCCTTGAGGTCTCATTGGCAAATGGAAAG GCCGAATGATTCCAATGCCGTTGTGAGCTTGTTTTCTGGGAGTCTATCTGGTATTGCAGCGTCGACAG CTACATTTCCTCTTGATCTTGTAAAGCGACGGATGCAACTACACGGGGCGGCTGGGACATCGCAAATCGAAAAATCAAGCATAACTGGAACCATCCGCCAAATCCTTCAAAAGGAAGGTCCTCGTGGCTTCTACCGAGGCATAGTCCCGGAGTACCTGAAGGTTGTTCCTAGCGTTGGAATCGCCTTCATGACCTATGAGGTATTGAAGAGCATGCTCTCCAGCATTGATGGGGATGATGAGAACTAA